The Polaribacter sp. Q13 sequence CCTCTCTACGGTTTACAGTAAATATTTAAAAAATATGATTACTATAAAAGTAAACCAAGAAAATCATCAATTTTCAGACAATTTAGCATTAGAACAATTAATTCGTTTTTTAGAAATAAAAACGAACGGAATTGCTGTTGCTATAAATGGTAGTGTCGTTAAAAAAAGCGATTGGTCTTTACGGTTACTTCAAAATAGTGATGAAGTTTTAATTATTAAATCCACCCAAGGTGGTTAGTAATTAGACTATTAAAAAACAAACTATTTAATTGATCTAACTAAAATTTATGAAGAGCAAAGACACTGCACCAAAACAAGACGGAATTACAAGACATCCGTTTCCTAATTCTACAAAAGTATATGTAGCAGGGAAAATTCATCCACAGATAAAAGTTGCCATGCGAGAAATTGCATTGAGTGATACAACAGATTCTATGACGAAAAAGAAAACGCCAAACGAACCTGTTACCGTCTATGATACTTCTGGTCCATATACAGACCCAAATAAAGAAATCAATATCCATGCAGGGATAGAAAGAATTCGTGAACAATGGATTTTAGAAAGAAGAAATGTAGAGCAATTAGATGCTTTTTCTTCGGAATATTGCAACGAGCGTTTAAACGATAAGAGTTTAGACCACATGCGTTTTGCCTTGTTAAAAAAGCCTTTAAGAGCAAAAAAAGGACAAAATGTTACCCAATTGCACTATGCAAAACAAGGTATGATTACGCCAGAAATGGAATACATCGCTATTCGAGAAAACCAACGAATCGATGAAATGACGGAGATTAGAAAGCAACACAAAGGAGAACACTTTGGCGCTTCTATTCCAGATAAAATTACACCAGAATTTGTACGAAGCGAAGTAGCAAGAGGGCGTGCTGTAATTCCTTCAAATATCAACCACCCAGAAGCAGAACCTATGATTTTAGGGAGAAACTTCTTAGTAAAAATTAACGCAAACATTGGTAATTCTGCCGTAACATCTTCGATAGAAGAAGAAGTAGAAAAAGCAGTTTGGGCGTGTCGTTGGGGTGCAGATAATATTATGGATTTATCTACCGGAGAAAATATTCACGAAACGCGTGAGTGGATTGTTCGTAATTCTCCAGTACCAGTTGGTACGGTACCAATTTACCAAGCTTTAGAAAAAGTAAACGGAGTTGCAGAAGATTTAACGTGGGAGATTTTTAAAGATACTTTAATAGAACAAGCAGAGCAAGGAGTCGATTATTTTACCATTCACGCAGGTGTTTTGTTACGTTACATACCAATGACAGCAAAACGTGTTACCGGAATCGTTTCTCGTGGAGGTTCAATTATGGCAAAATGGTGTTTGGCGCATCATAAAGAGAGTTTTTTATACACTCATTTCGAAGATATTTGCGAAATTTTAAAACAATACGATGTTGCTTTTTCTTTAGGAGACGGTTTGCGTCCGGGATCTGTTGCTGATGCAAATGACGAAGCGCAATTTGCCGAATTGGAAACTTTGGGCGAGTTAACTCAGATTGCTCGTAAGCACGAAGTTCAGTGTTTTATAGAAGGACCAGGTCACGTGCCAATGCACATGATTAAAGAAAATATGGAGAAGCAGATTGATGTTTGCGACGAAGCGCCTTTTTACACGTTAGGGCCTTTAACAACAGACATTGCACCAGGTTACGATCATATTACATCTGGTATCGGAGCCGCTATGATTGGTTGGTTTGGTTGCGCTATGTTGTGTTACGTTACGCCAAAAGAGCACTTAGGTTTACCTAATAAAGAAGACGTTCGTGTTGGTGTGGTTACTTACAAATTGGCAGCCCATGCTGCCGATTTAGCAAAAGGGCATCCAGGTTCTCAGCACCGAGATAACGCATTAAGTATGGCGCGTTTTGAGTTCCGTTGGAATGATCAATTCAATTTAGGATTAGATCCTGAGCGTGCTTTAGAGTACCACGATGAGACGTTGCCTGCAGATGGTGCAAAGGTGGCGCATTTCTGTTCTATGTGCGGACCGAAATTCTGTTCTATGAAAATTTCTCAAGAAGTGAGAGATTTTGCAGCCGAAAATGACATTGTAGACAACGAGGTGATTGCAAAAGGAATGCAAGAAAAATCTAAGGAGTTTAAGGAAAAAGGATCGGAAGTGTATTTATAAAATAATTAGGAAGTTCCCACGCTTAGAAAAAAGCGTGGGCGGGCTTTCCGTTATATCTTTTGCTGAAAAAGCAAAAGGATGCCACTGCAATCCCTAACTCAAAAACCAAAGCAACTGTAATTACGAGAAGGTGAAAGTTATCGTCATTACGAGGAGGTACGACGAAGTAATCTTATCTTTTAATTTCAAAAACTAAAAACACTATGATAATTCTTATCTCACCAGAAAACGATATCCCAAACGAAATAGAGACACTAAACCAATTATTTAAAGAAGGTTTAATGGTGTATCATTTTAGAAAACCTGCTAAAAATTACGAAGAACACGTCGCGTATTTAAATCAGGTAGATAAAGAATTTCACAATAGAATTGTAGTGCATTATCATCATGAGTTGATAAATGAGTTTAATTTAAAAGGAATCCATTTTCAGGAACAAAAAAGAATAGATCATATCGATGATCCGAGTGAGTATTTTAAAAATCTAAACATGTATGGAAAAACAATTAGTTCTTCTTTTCATGAACCCAAAGTTTTAAAAGATTGTTATTTCGAATTTGATTACCATTTATTGAGCCCTGTTTTTTCTTCTATTTCTAAAGAAGGCTATGAAGGCAAAGGTTTTGATGTGAATCATATTAATAAAACCATTATTGGAATGGGCGGAATTAATACAGATACCATAGCACAAACTATACAATTAGGTTTTAAAGGAATTGGAGTTTTAGGAGGCGTTTGGAATGCAGAAAACCCGGTTGAGAGTTTTATCAATATAAAACGTGCTTATCAAGTATGTACAGCAAATTAATACGATTATCATGTTAATTTGAGGTATCAGATAAAAAAATATCAAACGGAAATAATGACGTGCAGTTTTGTCATTTCGACCAAAGGGAGAAATCACATATTATTGCTCAATTTTACGTTCTCCTCTTTATGAGACTTCTCCCAAAAGGTCGAAGTGACAGGTTTGTGGAGCTTTTTTTGTAATTTGAAATAATAATAATAATAATAACTAGTTGATTTGTAATTTTTTTGTATGGAAAAGGTCAATGGTAGCACAGTCGAGAACTACGTAAGTTAAGAGTTATTTAGGTTTGAGGAGTGGGAAAGGTTATTAAGTATAAGATTGCCACGTCCTTTGTTTTCGAAATGACAATTACAATGGATAAAACTCTTGTCAGTTCGAGTGTTTTTATGAAGTGATAAGGAAATAAAAATGTATCGAGAACACGTTTGTAAAACACGAATTTGTTTTCAAAAAGAAGAAAGAATTTAAAAGAAATAAATAAAATTTGAATCAAAAAAACTACATATTAACCATTGCAGGTTTAGATCCTTCGAGTGGAGCGGGAATTACATCAGATATGAAGACATTTGAAGCGCATAATCTATACGGATTATCGGTGTGTACTGCAGTTACGGTTCAGAATGATATTGAGTTTACAGACTGTGTTTGGATAGAGAAAAAAGTGATATTAAGTCAAGTAAAACAACTTTTTAAACGCTTTTATATTCCTGTTGTAAAAATCGGAATCATTAAATCTTGGAAAATTTTGTTAGAAGTTATTCAAGCTTTAAAAAAGTTAAATCCGGAGATTAAAATAGTTTTAGATCCTATTTTAAAAGCAAGTGCGGGTTTTAAATTTCATAGCATACAAGATCTAGAAACTTTTGAAAAAGTATTAGAAAATTGCGATTTTATAACGCCAAATTATGATGAAATAAAAGCATTGTTTCCAGATAAAAGCATAGAACAAACCATAGAGTTTATCGCAGAAAGAACAAATATCTACTTAAAAGGCGGACATAGAACGGACAAAAAAGGTTGGGACGAAGTGTATTACAGTAAAATTGTAAAACTAAATATTCCTCCAATCACCACAAAACCCATTTATGAAAAACACGGAAGTGGTTGTGTTTTATCATCCGCTTTAGCAGCAAATTTAGTGAAAGAGATTCCTTTAGAAGACGCTTGTAGAAATACAAAATTGTACACAGAACAGTTTTTAAGTTCTAACGAGTCCTTATTAGGAACACATAATTATCAACAAAAATGATTAGTAAATTACAATATATATCACAAGGAGAAACGCCCGAAACTCATTTAGAAAACCTACAAAAAGCATGTGTTTCTGGGGCAGATTGGGTGCAATTACGTTTAAAAAATTGTGATGTTGAAACCATTTTAGAAACGGCTCAAAAGGCAAGAGAAATAACAAATAGTTTTAATGCAAAACTAATTATAAACGATCATTACAAAATTGCGAAAGCTGTAAAAGCAGACGGAGTGCATTTAGGTAAAAGTGATGAATGTCCGTTAGTGGTTCGTACCTATTTAGGTGCATCTTTTATAATTGGAGGAACTGCAAATACAGCTGAAGATTGTAACAGTTTACTTGACAAAAAAGTAGATTATATTGGTTTAGGTCCTTATCGATTTACAGAAACCAAAAAGAATTTAAGTCCGGTTTTAGGTGTTTTAGGCTACAGAAAAATAGTAAAAGAATTACAAACGGAAACACCAATAATTGCAATTGGCGGAATTACATTAAAAGATGTCTCCGAAATAATAAACACAGGAATTTACGGAGTTGCAGTTTCTGGAGAAATAACAAAAGAAGTTAGCAGTATTGCTGAATTTCAAGAAATTTTAAATTGAGAAAGAGAGATGTCAACTAGAACAAGGTTTATAGGTTAGGGATTTTATAAGATGAACTAGGTTTAAACTTTGCTCGACGTGATGTCAAATCAAAAAAAACATATAATGAGTCAAAAATTAAAAATAGCAGACAAAGAATTTACCTCTCGTTTATTTACAGGAACAGGGAAATTTAGTTCATCTCAGTTAATGAAAGAAGCAGTATTGGCTTCCGAAAGTGAGTTGATAACAGTGGCTTTAAAAAGGGTAGATGTTGCAAATGAAGAAGATGATATTTTATCTCATTTGAATCATAAACGTATTAATTTGTTGCCAAATACATCTGGAGTAAGAACTGCCAAAGAAGCTGTTTTTGCGGCCGAATTATCTAGGGAAGCTTTAGAAACGAATTGGGTAAAATTAGAAATTCACCCAGATCCAAGATATTTATTACCAGACCCAATAGAAACTTTAAAAGCGGCAGAAGAATTGGTGAAATTAGGTTTTGTGGTGATGCCATATATTCATGCAGACCCAGTTTTATGTAAGCGTTTAGAAGATGTTGGAGTACAATGTGTAATGCCTTTAGGTGCGCCAATTGGAAGTAACAAAGGTTTAAAAACGGTCGATTTTTTAGACATTATAATAGAACAATCTAACGTGCCTGTAATTGTAGATGCTGGTATTGGCGCACCGTCTCACGCAGCGTATGCGATGGAATTAGGCGCAGATGCTGTTTTGGTAAATACGGCAATTGCAGTTTCTCAAAACCCTGTTGCCATGGCAAAAGCATTTAAAATGGCAGTGGAAGCGGGTAGAATAGCATACGAAGCAAAATTGGCTCCAAGAAGTGAAATGGCCATTGCAAGCAGTCCGTTAACTAGTTTTTTAAATTAAAGTATGAGTCATTTTAAAGAACTTTTCGATACCTATAATTGGGATTTTAGCCTAAAAAGTATTTTCGATAAAACAGCTGTTGAGGTAGAACAAGCGTTGGCAAAAGATAAGCTGGATTTAGAAGATTTTAAAGCCTTAATTTCTCCTGCCGCAAAACCATTTTTAGAAGAAATGGCATATAAAAGTCAACTGTTGACTAAAAAACGTTTCGGAAATACGATGCAGATGTATGTGCCAATGTATTTGAGTAACGAATGTCAGAATATTTGTACGTATTGTGGTTTTAGTATGACGAATAAAATTCCGAGACGGACGCTAACAGATGCAGAAATTTTAAAGGAAGTCGCTTTTTTAAAAGCCAAAGGCTACGATCATATTTTGTTGGTAACTGGAGAAGCGAATAAAACGGTAGGAGTAGCATATATTAAGAATGCTATTCAATTAATCCGTTCTCAGTTTTCGAATATTACGATTGAAGTACAGCCTTTAGACCAAGATGAATATGAGTTGTTGGTGGAAAACGGCTTGTATGCGGTTTTGGTGTATCAAGAAACGTATCATAGAGACGAGTACAAGAAACATCATCCGAAGGGAAAAAAATCTAATTTCGATTATCGATTAGATACACCAGATAGATTAGGAAAAGCAGGAATTCATAAGATTGGTTTGGGCGCTTTATTCGGATTAGAAGATTGGCGTGCCGATAGCTTTTTTACCGCTTTGCATTTAAAATATTTACAGAAAACGTATTGGAAGACAAAGTATTCCATTTCTTTTCCCAGATTGCGTCCGCATTCTGGCGGATTAGAGCCAAAAGTAGAAATGACAGATTCGGACTTGGTACAACTTATTTGTGCGTTTCGTTTGTTTGACGAAGACATAGAGTTATCAATGTCTACCAGGGAAAGTGAAGTTTTTAGAAATCATATTGTCAATTTAGGAATTACTTCTATTAGTGCAGAATCTAAAACAAATCCTGGAGGGTATTCGGTAGCACCACAATCTTTAGAACAGTTTGAAATTTCTGATGAAAGAAGTACTGCTGAGGTGGTACAAATGCTAAAAAATCAAGATTTAGAAGTGGTTTGGAAAGATTGGGAACATTTTAGGTAATCAATGATCAATAATCATTTATCAGTGATCAATTATCAATTATGAAATTAATGCTTTAAATTAGATTTATCATGCTAACATCCGAAGAAAAAAAACAATACAATCGACATTTAATTCTAGATAAAATAGGAGAAGAAGGGCAGTTAAAACTAAAACAAGCCAAAGTTTTGGTTATTGGAGCTGGCGGATTAGGTTGCCCTGTTTTACAATATTTAACCGCTGCAGGAGTTGGAACGATTGGTATTATTGATGACGATGTGGTAGATCAAAGTAATTTACAACGTCAGATTTTATATACGATAGATGATATTGGTATTTCAAAATCTAAAACTGCTGCAAAACGATTGTCAAGGTTAAATCCGTTTGTGAAATTTGATGTTTATAATGAGAAATTAACCAGAGAAAATGCCATTTTATTATTCACTAATTATGATATTATTGTAGACGGAAGCGATAATTTTTCGACGCGTTATTTGGTAAATGATGCGGCCGTAATTACAAACAAACCATTAGTTTACGGATCTATATTTAAATTTGAAGGTCAGGTGAGTGTTTTTAACTATCAAGGAAGCGGAACGTATAGATGTTTGTATCCAACGCCACCAAAACTAGATGAATCTCCAAATTGTTCAGAAATTGGCGTTTTAGGCGTTTTACCCGGAATTATAGGAAGTTTACAAGCCAATGAAACGATTAAAATTATTTGCGGAATAGGAGCGGTGCTTGCCAATAAATTATTGATTTATGATTCTTTACAAATGAATCAAACAATTTTAAATTTTGAAAAAGACACTACTTTAGAAATTACTGTTTTAGAAGCTGATTATGATTTTTTCTGCGGAATTGTATCATCAGAAGAAATTACTATAGAAGAACTCGAAAAAAATAAAGAAAAATATAATTTATTAGATGTTCGCGAAACTTGGGAAAGAGAAGGCCATCATATTGGAGGGCAACACATTCCTTTAGACGAGTTGTTGGAACGTCTTGATGAGGTGAATCAGCATAAAGATTTAGTAGTGTACTGTAAGTCTGGAGTGCGAAGTAAGAAGGCAATTAATATTTTATTCAATAATAATTATAAGCCTAAAATATTAAATTTAAAGGGTGGTTGTTTCTAGTTAATTTTTAGTAAAAATTAATTATGAGATACTTTTTTAACTTTGAGATAGTTAAAGTTTTTTATAATGCGTCAATTCTTTAAACTAAAAACACTACTTTTGCACGAAATTTAAGAATACATAAATGCAACCAATTAGAAATATCGCTATTATAGCCCATGTCGATCACGGTAAGACAACGTTAGTAGATAAAATTATAGATCAAGCAAAAATCTTAGACGATCGTAAAGTTCGTACAGATTTATTGTTAGATAGTAACGATTTAGAAAGAGAAAGAGGAATTACTATTCTTTCTAAAAATGTATCGGTACACTACAAAGACACAAAAATTAACGTAATTGATACTCCTGGTCACGCGGATTTTGGTGGTGAAGTAGAGCGTGTATTAAAAATGGCTGATGGTGTTTTATTATTAGTTGATGCTTTTGAAGGGCCAATGCCACAAACTCGTTTTGTATTAGGTAAAGCCTTAGAATTAGGATTAACTCCTATTGTTGTTGTAAATAAAGTAGATAAAGAAAACTGTACTCCTGACATCGTTCATGAAAAAGTTTTCGATTTAATGTTTGCGTTAGAAGCAACAGAAGAGCAATTAGACTTTGCTACTGTTTATGGTTCTGCAAAGAACAACTGGATGAGTACTGATTGGAGAAATGAAACTGATAACATTATTCCTTTATTGGATGCTGTTTTAGAATCTATTCCAGAAACGAAGTACAATGCAGGTACACCACAAATGCAAATTACTTCTTTAGATTTTTCTGCTTTTACAGGTAGAATTGCTATTGGACGTGTTTTTAGAGGTGACTTAGAAGTAGGTAAAGATTACATGTTGTGTAAAGCAGATGGTTCTACTAAAAAAGTAAGAATTAAAGAATTACACGTATTCGAAGGAATGGGTAAACTACAGGTAGAAAAAGTACCTTGTGGAGATATTTGTGCTATTACAGGTATTGAGGGATTTGAAATTGGTGATACAATTGCAGATTTAGAAAACCCAGAAGCATTACCAAGAACAGAAATAGATCAACCTACTATGAGTATGTTGTTTACTATTAACAACTCTCCTTTCTTTGGTAAAGAAGGTAAATATGTAACATCTCGTCACTTAAGAGATCGTTTATTTAAAGAATTAGAAAAAAACCTTGCATTAAAAGTAGAAACTACTGATAGTGAAGATAAATTCAACGTTTTTGGACGTGGAGTTTTACACTTATCTGTATTAATCGAAACAATGCGTAGAGAAGGTTATGAATTACAAGTGGGACGTCCACAAGTAATTATAAAAATGGTAGATGGTAAGAAACATGAACCAATGGAAACATTGTCTATTGATGTACCAGAAGACATGGCTTCTAAAGCTATTAACTTAGTATCTCTTAGAAAAGGAGATATGTTAATAATGGAACCTAAAGGAGATTTGCAACACTTAGAATTTACAATTCCATCTCGTGGATTGATTGGTTTAAGAAATAAAATTTTAACAGCAACTGCAGGTACAGCAATTATTAATCACCGTTTTTCTGAATATGGTCCTTATAAAGGAGATTTTACTGAAGAAGTAAAAGGAGCTATCGTTTCTTCTGCTGCTGGTAAAGCAACTGCATATGCATTAAACCGTTTACAAGATAGAGGTCGTTTCTTTATTGATATCAATCAAGAGATTTATATTGGTCAAGTAATTGGAGAAAACAGTAAATCTGATGATATGGCTGTAAACTTAATTAAAGGAAAGCAATTAACAAACATGCGTAAATCTGGTACAGATGAAGCTATGAAAATTGCACCGAAAGTAGATTTTTCTTTAGAAGAAAATATGGAATACATTAAAGAAGATGAGTATTTAGAAGTTACTCCAGAAAGCTTACGTATGCGTAAGATTGTTTTTAAAGGATAATTTTTATACTGAACTTTTTTTCAGTGTTTTAAATTAATAATATTTTTAGAAAAGCTCAAGTTTAAAACTTGAGCTTTTTTTATCTTTGTTCTATGAGTGAATTTAAAGTTTTTTTTGAAACATTACAACGTAGCCTAACCAATAATGAGTTTGTAAAACTTACATTAAGCAAACCGATGCGAAAAAGTGAAGGCTTGTTAAATGTATATGTGCGTTTATTTAAGGTTGATGGTAATGAGGTTTTTGAATTGAAATATAGACATGCAGAAGAGAATGAGTTTAAACAATTTTCTTTGGATGAACTAACTGTAGAACTAGAAAAACTATTATTAGAAACTTTTAGAACAGGCTGTTTATTTACCTTAAGCGAAGATTTAATAGTACTTGTTTCTAAAAAGAAATTGGTGTCTTATAGAGACAATGCACCGAGTTTTAAAAATAAATTACCAGAAATCCCATTACAATCTTAATTTCTTTTTTAGATAGATTTTAGACTAATTAAAGTTGAATTTTAAATAAAAAGTGAATTTATTATTTTAAAAACTAAATTAAAATTCCATCTTCTTTTACAAGTACAAAGTAGCTAAAGTTTGCATCATTTTAATTATATGTTGTTTTATCAATTACAGTAGTTAAAATTAAAAAATAGTCAATTTTTAGAATATATTTTTATGAAATTATGAAATATTAGTTTTTAGAGTTAATCTATTTATTATGAAATAACTAGATTCATAATTCTATTAAATATTCTACATTAAACAGACTTAATCGTAGTACTATAGTCTACCTTTGTATAAAATTGTTAAACCAATATTTATTCTTGACAGAATAAAGAAATACATCACTTAAAATTATGAATGCAATATTCACAGATGCTAGTTTTCAGAACATAGTAAACGTAGCCAATAAATATGGAATAAGTACAAATGCGGCTAAAGATTTAACATATTGTCTTATGAATAGTAATGGTACTATGGCTCAATTTAATATCGCTGAATTAGGTGGTGGTGGACAATGGATGCAAGGTGGTATGACCATGGTTGGAGATATGTTTAACAATAATCTTAAATATTTGGTAGACGGACTTTGTGTAGATTTATCTAACTTAATTCATCAAGGAGCTATCCAATACAAACCTTTACCTAAGACAGAAAACGGACAAGGTGGTTTTTCTGGAAATTGGTGGGGAGATTTAGGTTTTCCTAATTCTACCGGTAGTCAAAATGATACAAGTTATGCTATTTTTAATAACATACACCGTTTGGCAATTCAGCAAAATGGTAAAGTAACCATTTTTGATACGTTAGATCATAATATTGGTGGAGTAGGACAGCAACAAGGAGGAAATTATTCGGTTTCTTTTACAAGTCAATATGGTAATGTAGATTTAAATGCTTTACCTATTATCTCTGGAGGAAATAAACCACAACAATCAGCGCCAATTCAAAATAATGAAGTACAAAATAATATAATTGAAACGCCAATTGCACCTATTATGGAAGCTCCAATGCAGCCAAATAATAACATGAACAATTCTGCTTTCGAAGAAGATATTTTTGGAAAAATTGAAAAGTTAGCTGGTTTAAAAGACAAAGGAATTCTTTCTGTTGAAGAGTTCGAAAATAAGAAAGCTGATTTATTAAATAGATTGTAATAGAGGCTTAGTTGTTTTTATAACTATAGGATCAAATCCAAAAGTTGTGGGGTTATCTAATTATGCATAAATAATAGTAATTCTAAAAAGGATGAATTCTATGTTTCTATCTCCTATAAATTTTGTTCTAAATGTTTTATATTGCTTTATTCATCTTTTTAAGGTAGAATTCCCACTCCTAGGTAGGCTTCCAAATCTAATTGATGTTTAAATTTTTCTAGTTTTAATAAGAGTAAACCTTCAATATCTTGACAAACTTTAAAATATGTTGAATTCTTAAAGGCTTCTTCTAAACTAGTAAATTCTTCTTTTATTGCAATACAAGATGTTATTCCCATAGGCCAGAAAATAATTAAAATTAGCTAAAGTTAAAATAAAATTGATGTAATCTATAAAATGGTGTGTTGTTTTTTTTTTTTTTTAATGTTGTTACTGAAATAAATACTAGAGTCTGTGGATTCTGATGGTAAAGATGACGTTTTAGGAGGTAAACCAAAGAAATAATACAAAACGTTAATATTATAAAAGGATGTCTATGTATTTACATAACTACATTCAATCAGTATATTTTTACGAAAAAAATAATATTTTGAATATATTGTAATTTTAGATTTAAAATATCTATCCCTAATAAATTATTTTTAAGACAGCACCATAATCAATAACTAGCGCATCAAAAGAATCTTTTAAATCTATGTTGTTAAAATATGCCCATAAAGTTCTCAATACACCCGAATGTGTAACAATAGCAATGCTATCATAGTTTTTAGGAAGGTCTTCTACAAATGATATTGCTCGGTGTTGTAAATCTTGGTAAGACTCACCGTTTAGGGTAGATGCATGTACCCAATCATCGTACCAAGGTTGTATTTCATTATTAGGTATTTCGTCCCATTTTTTAAGTTCCCAAGAACCAAAATTAAGTTCCATTAAACGGTTATCGAATGTAATATCATCAGTAATAACTTGAGCTAATTGTTTGCAACGTTGCAAAGGACTAGAATACACTTTATCAAAACGAGTAGGAATCTGACTCAAAACCTTTTCTGCTTCT is a genomic window containing:
- a CDS encoding SHOCT domain-containing protein; the encoded protein is MNAIFTDASFQNIVNVANKYGISTNAAKDLTYCLMNSNGTMAQFNIAELGGGGQWMQGGMTMVGDMFNNNLKYLVDGLCVDLSNLIHQGAIQYKPLPKTENGQGGFSGNWWGDLGFPNSTGSQNDTSYAIFNNIHRLAIQQNGKVTIFDTLDHNIGGVGQQQGGNYSVSFTSQYGNVDLNALPIISGGNKPQQSAPIQNNEVQNNIIETPIAPIMEAPMQPNNNMNNSAFEEDIFGKIEKLAGLKDKGILSVEEFENKKADLLNRL
- the cobC gene encoding alpha-ribazole phosphatase, translating into MEIYLIRHTTPLIEKGVCYGVSDIPLKDTFLLEAEKVLSQIPTRFDKVYSSPLQRCKQLAQVITDDITFDNRLMELNFGSWELKKWDEIPNNEIQPWYDDWVHASTLNGESYQDLQHRAISFVEDLPKNYDSIAIVTHSGVLRTLWAYFNNIDLKDSFDALVIDYGAVLKIIY